agtaatttgagctacaggagctcttctgtaggatcggaccacacggaccagctttCGCTcaccacatgcatcaatgagcctcggctgccgatgaccctgtcaccggttcaccactgttccttccttggaccacttttaatagatactgaccactgcagactgggaacatcctacaagagctgcagttttggagatgctctgacccagacatctagacatcacaatttgttaaactcgctcaaatccttacgctcgcccatttttcctgcttctaacacgtcaactttgagtaCTAAatcttcacttgctgcctaatatatcccacttactaacaagtgccatgatgaaCAGATAATCCTAGATTATagataatgttataatgttatgcctgatcagtgtacatactgatatatatatatatatatatatatatatatatatatatatatatatatatatataaaattttatttttcatgataATGATAGAGGGCAAAATAGTAACTCAAACATAGTAATATTGTCCTATGACAAGATAAACCTATGCACATAACCATAATTGACTATTAAATGCTCTAATTATAAAGATCCTTTAGAATTAACAAGGTCAATACATTAAAATCTTACTTGGGTAATACAGGAGAGTGTAGGAGACAAGGCTGGTTGTTGCCAAAGAGATTCATCACCACTGGGCACCATTAACGGGCTGAGCTGTCTTCTTTTCACTGATGAAGTCGTATGTGACGACACCTGCCCGCTAGCGCGTGGCGAACAGGACAGGGAGGACGAGGAGCAAGAACGAGATCCGCTAATCCCACTACTATAGCTGCAGCTGCTAGCTGTTGAATGGAACGACTGGTTACTCAGAGACGAGCTACTAAAGGAGGACAGAAGAGACTGGCTACTAAGGGACGACTTGAGGGATGAGTTGCTTAGTGATGTGCACAGGGACGTGGAGCTTAGAGAGTCATGTAGCGAGGGGCTGCTAAGCGTCGTCTGGAGATTAGGGTTGCTGAGAGAAGACTGAAGAGAGGGATTACCGACGATCGCCTGGAGAGATGATGACAAACCTGATAGAAGAAGAAACAAGGACCCATAAAAACCAGAGGTGAATCCAGTTATTTTAGAGGGTTCCTTACATTAGGGTAATTTCACTGAAATGTCTAAACAACAAGCAGATTTATcaaatttacacattttgtGTCTGAAGCattcaatattatataaaatatgaaatcagcCAATTGAAGAAAGTAGTCCTACTAGGCAGGGGAAAATCACTGTCAATCAAGACTTCAGGTGTGGCACTGCTGGGAAGGTGGTATGCACCGGTGGAGCTGCTGATCAGGGTGGTGTTGACCGTAGTTTGGGGGTTTGAAGCCTCAGGCACTGCAGAGGGTAAACACAGACTGGAAAGGTCTGGTAGAGAGCCGCTTATGCTAAGAGAAGAGATGGAAACAGTGCtatgattataaaataataaccaaAATATATATCTCTTATTTTGTGTAGGTTCTACAACAACATGTTCAACTGTACATAGGGGATATTATGCATATAGGATAAACATTATAGTATTATTTTTGCAATTTGTCCATGCAGGTAACTTAAAAAACAGGTCTTACTGATTTCCAGGGGTGTCACTTCCAGATAGCGCTGAGGGGATCTGTAAAAGAACAGAAATTACAATATAGTTAGGTACTCCAATTCAAATATGATTTGTACTCAGCTATTTTGTTTTGAGTATCATCTGTATGAAGACCATAACCTTTTGTAATTTAGGAGGCCTTCCTTCCTCTTGGACATTCTCCTCAATTAAAGGCACTGGAGGTGAAAAAAACAGggtccctaaaaaaaaaacaacccaataTTTATTCAGGAATTATTACATCGTCTTAATATTGTAGTAAAGTGATGAATTGTGACATGGTCACTATAATAACCATAAGAATCCACACTGGCAAAATGCAGCAAAATATCACTGAAAGATATAATTGTCTGAAATCCAAAAAGTTAAATGCTCATAATATAGAAACTGTTACATTTAGTAATTTAGCACATGctcaccaaaaaaaagaaaagaaaagtgtttcAAAAATAATCTGTTGAGATTcataaagaaaaagacaaatgcTCGGCTGTACAAATGATGAGTAgacaaaaataaactacaattAGATAACgaatggtaaaaaataaatcctagATTCTATCTACACTGGAAGATCTTCAGAGGTTGTTATGAATGGTGTTTGAAGTTCATAGGGAGCCACAACACCGAGGCAGCAAGGTCCTGGATTATGATCATGATTATGATCATGTTTAGACCATTGAGAGAAAGATATGCCAGGTAGCCTTATACTGAAGATGCAGATTGGCATACAGGTGTGTAGTGTTAAACCACGTCCTGTAGATTATATGGTCCAGAGTTGTGCGACAGCTGGAATTTCAAAAGCCAAAAGttctaaattttatttttactacaaTAGGAAGCCAGTAGAGGGTTCATATGTCAGAACATTGGGTGGTTATGAACCAGACAAGCAGCACTCTCAAATCAAATATGAACGGAAACCGAATGAACACaactgaaattaaataaatgtgcttgTAGAAGAAACTGAGGATTCTGATCTGGTCAGATTCTTCTTATATTATGAATTATGAAGTAATTTGAAGGATCTGGCGAGTGTGTAGTCAATGTCGGTATATGACAGTGAATGTCAGGTGTGTATAACAGTTCAGTTTTCTAATAGTAGACTTCCTGAAAGTGGATCTTCACTCAGGGAACAATATCACAAAGGTGGTCTTTGAAGCTTGGAAATGGAACAAATAGAATGAAAGACTGTGTAGCAGCGATAAGATAAGCCATGAGACCCGATCGTGAAGTCAGTGAAGTGAGAAAATTGAATAACAAGATAGGTCTGATCGCTGAATGTCTCTCATTGTGAGATGATGAATCCAAACTTCTCCAagctatttttaaaatgattttaagaTCTATGTAACAGTTATTGCAGGATCTTAAGCATAACTATGGATGAAGTACACACAACATGttcttgagttaaagtagagatgcagtaggtaaaatatgactccagtaaactaaaaaaactccctttaaactttcactagAGGTAAAGTACAAaattatttgccttcaaatgtacttaagtatccaaagtgttatgatttattatggctataatgtccctATTATCATTTTGTCACAatactctttacttaatcaattcagtttatgtgaaaagactctaatgttactctcaacacaccaatctattaattgATATTAATGATTCAAACAcggattgatatctattaataTTATCAAAAGATTataaccttcttttcaactactgaACTAttaggaacaactgatttcacaaaattgtagttgagtaaaaaatacgatatttgactttgaaatgtagtgaaatcaAAGTAAAAGTATCTCCAAAtggaaagtacagatacgtgaaaaaagctacttaagtacagtaacaaattacatttgctTCAGCAGAAGTTAAACAAGCAACTGACCAGCTTTTTTGGAGCAGCCAGTCAAGGCATGTTCAGGATTCGGGTCACCGTTGTAGGTCATCCTCACACTGGTGTGAAGGGCCGAGTCTGATCGAGTTCTGGAAAAGTGTGTAATATGTTATCTGTGGCACTTCAAAGCAGAGGTTATAGATACACCACAGATTTAAGCTCCTCTCACCTACTAAGGGCGGTCATTGGCGTTTGATCCATCTGGCTTTTTTCATTTGCAGATCTGATGAACCAGTTTCTTCAGGGGGTacagagaaaaaacacagcaaCTAGAGTTGAGAGCTATACATAGTGAGTCAGTCTGAGAATTCCAAACAATTACACATGCAAATAGTAAGTACGAGGGGCGTTCAAGTCAATGCAGGACTTCTGAGTTTAGAAATGAAAGAACATTCAAGGCatggaaactgcatttatttttcaacatacTCCCctgatacatttatacacatataccAGCCTTTAACTAAACTATTCGGCTTAGAAAGATTTTGCCTGAACCATCCAAGGACACCCCGCTTCACTTCGTCACCGGTGCTGTAATGCTGACCTCCGAGAAAGTCGTAAGTTATCCAGGATCAGGTGTTCCACACGCTGAATGTTCACAGGAATAACTGTTGTGGGCTGGAAACCACCACGATCAGGACGTACGGCTATCTTTAAAACGTTTACACCATTCAAATGTCCTACTGCGCCTAAGAGTCTCACCACTGTAGTGCTTCAAGTGTTCTTCAGGTTTTTCATTCACAAAAACTTTATCACTGAACAcactaacactgttgtctgccatcttgattaaccGTCTCTGGACTTGTCCGTGAtagcaaatgtaaaatgtaaagtcccagtttgaaataaaaatacaatttcattgcTAATGACATGGTTCCTAAGGTTACCTGCGCCAGCTGGGGCCTGAAGGAGGTGACAAGTGAACAGATAGATAGGGAGCGCTGTCGATCTGACAGTAAACTGCAGTTAAGGTGATTAATCTGAATTGTGATTTCTGAAGTCGTTACTTTGAGTAGTTTTAAAGCTCTGTGACTGTTGTGAAGTCATTGTAGTTTATGAATCAGTGTTACAGCGAAGGATACGTGTCTCCTGTTTGGTCGGGAATAGACGCTAGGCCTGTGATCTCTTTGTCCATGATCTGACCCTGTGATATGGTGCTGCTGGTTCGTACCGTAGTCCGGATTAGACAGGAACTGGCTCTACATGTTTGCAAGCAAAATAGAGAGTAAGGTAATGGAGAGAAACCAAACAAAGAACAGCAAAAGAAATCCAGTGATGGATAGTAATTGTGCACTTTCAGCAACATGACTGTCAgttaataaatgtatgtattgcataataatgtattatgtgtatatgtCTATTGAATTAATAAAGCTATTATgttattacaaaaaatgtttcaaGCATAAGTAGTCACCTGGTTTCCTGTCGGACATGCTGATATCTGACTGACGTTCGGCAGAGATCCTCCGTAGTACGAAGCCAGGTTTCTTTCTTGACGAACTTTCTGAGCCTGAATCTGCAATAAGAGAGATTCAGCATGGATATGCATTAGAGAGATTCTTGTTAATGTGCAAAGAaagcataaaaaatgtattaataatataacattattatCATACAGGCAATACCATATTAAATATATCTGTGTATTGGTCAGTGCTGCATTGTTACAGTGTTATTGTAGTGTTGCACTAAGTTGCACACATGTGCCCATGTGCACTTTACGTAACTGTGTTACGGTCTGTTTGTTCTGGTTAGTTTTGTGTtatcttgtgtttttttgtgtagcaCCTCGTCgtgttttttaatgcattatatggtagtaaaaaaatatactttgtattgtatttattattaagtaaaGTACTTCTAGTTAAATGAGAAGTAACATAACCAAGAAAGGAGTACAAAGATGAAGAAAAGTACAAAAAcgagaacaaaataataaagtgtatatagaaatatagaataaagcaaataaacaggATATAGTACTAATACTCATACTAACTGAATAGTAACGAACTgaaggaaatgaaataaaacatgttcataggaaaataaagaaagtacTGAAATTcactttcaaataaaaattatgatttGGAAATCTTTAGAATTTTTGAAACACCTTTGCTATGAGGATGATGTTAAGAATATCATTATGCATATAATATcaccatcaacaacaacaattatGACACTTtaatacagcacacacacaattaaatgaCACCATTTTAATACTATTTGCACAGTCTATATtcgattttatattttactttccttatgatatttttttaaatatttatattttatactttaaacAATTTactttatagttatattttatttttattttttatattctatttctattcaaATTGACATTCTTCATTATTGGAAAGTcgcaaaaaagcatttcactacatgccGCACTCtgtataaataattatgtaaagaataaaattagatttgatttgacatAAACAGCAGTACTGATGATTTTACCCCTGAAAGATCCTCAGCTGAAGTCCTGATCTTGATCAATAAGCATGTTAGCAACAGgatgtgttttttaaaccaCGTATcaagtttaaaagaaaaaaaagtaactttGTAAAGTTGTGTCCAGATGTGCACAGCTGTAATGCAGTGCAGTGTTGTAATAGATTCGAGGTAAATCACTCGGCTGTGTGAGCGTGAGAGCAGATTGAAGGCCTATTGCTCGGCTCACCCTGGTGGAAGTGATGTCCATCATGACCTCCTGGAAGGCGGCTATGTCTTCGGCTTGCCGCTGAATCTGCAGGGCGATCTTCTCGCTGAACTTGCGGGGGTTGCAGGTTAAAGACGCGGAGCCCGGAGCGCTCCACTGACCGCGTTCTGCAGCTCCACCAGCCGCTGCTCCGCTCAGGTTCATGATTATTATATTGTGCGGTGCAGGAAAGTTGCCTTTCCCGTTATCCAACATGGACATTGGACCCGAGAGAGAAACATTGTTGAGATTACAGAGAATTGCAGTCTGGGAAATGGAGTTCGGAGCAGCAAGCCATTTTATGAAACTACAAGTTGCCTGACAGGGTTACCAAGTCTGTCtgcaatcatcatcaccaccaccatcatcatcctcctatTTATATTTTGGGCAGACGCCCTTACCCAGAGCGACTtaacatttatcttattcatacaactgagcagctatgggccTTGTTCAGAGGGCCagaaatggcagcttggtgtggctgggattggAACTCACAATCTTCAGAGACTCtaattggttggaatgaaatcTTGCACCAACACGTTCTTTTGTGGAAAAGATCAGACACCCCTGGTCTAATgcaccactaagctaccactcccctccccatcatcatcatcatcatcatcatcatcaccatctttttttcctgtggctGTTAATTCACTAAACAGCTGATCATATAATGTCAACAAATACACTACCACACTGTCACGTTCTGTCTATATTACACTTTTTCATCCATTATGCATCTTTGCACCATTCATAACTTGTGTTTATCATTTCACTACTGTATATACCACCTgcatttattctgtatatactatatcaaacatttatatacagtggtgtgaaaaagtgtttgccccttcatgatttctttctttattttgcatgtttgtcacattttaatatttcagatcatcaaactaatttaaatattagtaaaagataacacaagtgaacacaacatgcagttattaaataaaggtttttattattgatggaaacaaaatccaaaactacatggccctgtgtgaaaaagtgtttgcccctaaacctaataactggttggaccacccttagcagcaacaactgcaatcatgCGTTTGCGAtaagtctgttacagcgctacggaggaattttggtctactcatctatgcagaattgttgtaattcagccacattggagtgttttcgagcatgaaccgcctttttaaggtcatgccacagcatcccaataggatttaggtcaggactttgactaggccacttcaaagtcttcattttggttttcttcagccattcagaggtggacgtTCTggtgcgttttggatcattgtcctgctgcagaacccaagctCGCTTtagcttgaggtcacaaacagatggccggacatccTCCTTCAGTATTTTGTGGTAAACAgcaaaattcatggttccatttatcacagcaagtctttcaggtcctgaagcagcaaagcAGGCCCAGAcaatcacactaccaccaccatattttactgttggtatgatgttctttttctgaaatgcggtgttacttttacgccagacgtaatgggggacacaccttccaaaaagttcaacttttttcTCATCGGTTCAgaatattttcccaaaagtttgggggatcatcaagatgttttctggcaaagcTGAAACGATCCTTTATGttatttttgctcagcagcagttttcatcttggaactctgccatgcagaccatttttgcccagtctctttcctAGGGAAGAGTCATggacactgaccttaactgaggcaagtgaggcctgcagttctttggatgttgttgtggggtcttttgttaCCTTTTGGATAAGTCattgctgtgctcttggggtaattttggtcggccggccactcctgggaaggttcattttttcatttgtgaataatggctctcactgtggttcactggagtcccaaagctttagaaattgctttataaccttttccagactgatagatctcaattactctctttctcattttttttctgaattactttggatctcggcatgatgtcttGCTTTTGAGgctcttttggtctacttcactttgtcaggcaggtcctatttaagagatttcttgattggaAACAGGTGTgacagtaatcaggcctgggtgt
This genomic interval from Silurus meridionalis isolate SWU-2019-XX chromosome 22, ASM1480568v1, whole genome shotgun sequence contains the following:
- the crtc2 gene encoding CREB-regulated transcription coactivator 2 isoform X1, whose product is MSMLDNGKGNFPAPHNIIIMNLSGAAAGGAAERGQWSAPGSASLTCNPRKFSEKIALQIQRQAEDIAAFQEVMMDITSTRIQAQKVRQERNLASYYGGSLPNVSQISACPTGNQSQFLSNPDYGTNQQHHITGSDHGQRDHRPSVYSRPNRRHIDSAPYLSVHLSPPSGPSWRRNWFIRSANEKSQMDQTPMTALSRTRSDSALHTSVRMTYNGDPNPEHALTGCSKKAGTLFFSPPVPLIEENVQEEGRPPKLQKIPSALSGSDTPGNHISGSLPDLSSLCLPSAVPEASNPQTTVNTTLISSSTGAYHLPSSATPEVLIDSDFPLPSLSSSLQAIVGNPSLQSSLSNPNLQTTLSSPSLHDSLSSTSLCTSLSNSSLKSSLSSQSLLSSFSSSSLSNQSFHSTASSCSYSSGISGSRSCSSSSLSCSPRASGQVSSHTTSSVKRRQLSPLMVPSGDESLWQQPALSPTLSCITQGVPLNSTKLRQEDKPPPYPYSQFPLTGSPKVHNSSQSWQLHQSEGWDQCRQNIRWCQHQGTKLLGSHYKPQPLYMRHQNQQCQTQDSLLNQYHYAPQQRLDKQTPQAPQQCQQTLSNHQVQQQAMNCAQAQQYLQQQFPPQHHQQYQQDDQCWNHNMQLINHSQNQQHYQSKDESPQHQQPLHQHNVLAAHDEYKSWNFPSSQQNFPNTRGQRSLGTCMHLKERPKLQSKKQVQETERERAHISKPVRSQEDLQFNEMAFPGSPDNEFGLHNKSYSGLHLTPNQTQALSQKLGQLQKVSRNSGSKCQDVEGKHLCHVEHFRNSPPQSYSDDVSSGFPSNSCSVPSSCMDDAISDLSFSVPEFDLDPFILAD
- the crtc2 gene encoding CREB-regulated transcription coactivator 2 isoform X2, with protein sequence MSMLDNGKGNFPAPHNIIIMNLSGAAAGGAAERGQWSAPGSASLTCNPRKFSEKIALQIQRQAEDIAAFQEVMMDITSTRIQAQKVRQERNLASYYGGSLPNVSQISACPTGNQSQFLSNPDYGTNQQHHITGSDHGQRDHRPSVYSRPNRRHIDSAPYLSVHLSPPSGPSWRRNWFIRSANEKSQMDQTPMTALSRTRSDSALHTSVRMTYNGDPNPEHALTGCSKKAGTLFFSPPVPLIEENVQEEGRPPKLQKIPSALSGSDTPGNHISGSLPDLSSLCLPSAVPEASNPQTTVNTTLISSSTGLSSSLQAIVGNPSLQSSLSNPNLQTTLSSPSLHDSLSSTSLCTSLSNSSLKSSLSSQSLLSSFSSSSLSNQSFHSTASSCSYSSGISGSRSCSSSSLSCSPRASGQVSSHTTSSVKRRQLSPLMVPSGDESLWQQPALSPTLSCITQGVPLNSTKLRQEDKPPPYPYSQFPLTGSPKVHNSSQSWQLHQSEGWDQCRQNIRWCQHQGTKLLGSHYKPQPLYMRHQNQQCQTQDSLLNQYHYAPQQRLDKQTPQAPQQCQQTLSNHQVQQQAMNCAQAQQYLQQQFPPQHHQQYQQDDQCWNHNMQLINHSQNQQHYQSKDESPQHQQPLHQHNVLAAHDEYKSWNFPSSQQNFPNTRGQRSLGTCMHLKERPKLQSKKQVQETERERAHISKPVRSQEDLQFNEMAFPGSPDNEFGLHNKSYSGLHLTPNQTQALSQKLGQLQKVSRNSGSKCQDVEGKHLCHVEHFRNSPPQSYSDDVSSGFPSNSCSVPSSCMDDAISDLSFSVPEFDLDPFILAD